The proteins below come from a single Gordonia pseudamarae genomic window:
- a CDS encoding methyltransferase domain-containing protein, protein MPTWDPARYLQFADDRARPYLDLIGQVRTTATTIVDLGCGTGSVTRHLRTFWPDADILGIDSSPEMVDVALRENCDAHLNYDIADVTTWEPFAPVDLIVSNAMFQWVPDQFAVIDRLLGFLVDGGSFAVQVPNNVDSPTHSSVRELAESEPFRARLADVRALPRIEPEDYLEFFAERGFAVNAWSTTYRHILRGDNPVFDWISATGARPYLEALDGDLREQFTADLKSRLRQAYPARRWGTVMPFRRTFAVASPQP, encoded by the coding sequence ATGCCGACCTGGGATCCCGCACGATACCTGCAGTTCGCCGACGATCGCGCGCGGCCATACCTCGACCTGATCGGCCAGGTCCGCACCACCGCCACCACCATCGTCGACCTGGGTTGCGGCACGGGCAGCGTCACGCGGCACCTACGCACGTTCTGGCCCGACGCCGACATTCTCGGTATCGATTCGTCGCCGGAGATGGTCGACGTCGCGCTCCGTGAGAACTGCGACGCGCACCTGAATTACGACATCGCCGACGTGACGACGTGGGAGCCGTTCGCCCCGGTCGATCTGATCGTGTCCAACGCGATGTTCCAATGGGTGCCCGATCAATTCGCGGTCATCGACAGGCTGCTCGGGTTCCTCGTCGACGGGGGAAGTTTCGCCGTGCAGGTCCCCAACAATGTCGACTCGCCCACCCATTCGTCGGTCCGTGAGCTGGCCGAGTCCGAACCTTTCCGCGCGCGGCTGGCCGATGTCCGCGCGCTGCCCCGCATCGAACCAGAGGACTATCTGGAGTTCTTCGCCGAACGCGGTTTCGCCGTCAACGCCTGGTCCACCACCTACCGCCACATTCTGCGCGGCGACAACCCGGTGTTCGACTGGATCTCCGCCACCGGCGCCCGCCCCTACCTCGAGGCCCTCGACGGTGACCTGCGCGAGCAGTTCACCGCCGACCTCAAGAGCCGGCTGCGCCAGGCCTACCCCGCCCGGCGCTGGGGCACCGTCATGCCGTTTCGCCGCACCTTCGCCGTGGCCTCCCCGCAACCCTGA
- the rnhA gene encoding ribonuclease HI, with protein sequence MEPSATSADAASGVVEISTDGACLGNPGPGGWGVIMRWRGQEKRLSGAEEHTTNNKMELTAAIEGLAALTRPSSVVLYTDSSYVRNGIMQWVKGWQANGWQTKDRKPVKNADLWRKLVEEEKRHDVTWKWVKGHNGDHYNEIADDLATGAAREIAGR encoded by the coding sequence GTGGAGCCGTCGGCGACGTCGGCCGACGCGGCGTCGGGTGTTGTCGAAATCTCTACCGATGGTGCGTGTCTCGGTAATCCGGGGCCGGGTGGATGGGGTGTGATCATGCGCTGGCGCGGGCAGGAGAAGCGGCTGTCGGGGGCCGAGGAACACACCACCAACAACAAGATGGAATTAACCGCGGCGATCGAAGGTCTTGCGGCGCTGACGAGACCGTCTAGCGTTGTCCTCTACACCGACTCCAGCTATGTCCGTAACGGCATCATGCAGTGGGTGAAAGGCTGGCAGGCCAACGGCTGGCAGACCAAGGACCGCAAGCCGGTGAAGAACGCGGACCTGTGGCGCAAGCTGGTCGAGGAGGAAAAGCGTCACGATGTGACGTGGAAATGGGTGAAGGGACACAACGGCGATCACTACAACGAGATCGCCGACGACCTGGCGACCGGGGCCGCGCGGGAGATCGCGGGGCGGTGA
- a CDS encoding D-isomer specific 2-hydroxyacid dehydrogenase family protein, translated as MSDVTVAIEPEHDPHLVAAVEGAGGRVVPLDRARVLVWIGVGPAGFPELPDSIEWVALKTAGIEAFLAAGVIDDKRRWTNASGFYAEGVAEHALALLLAGLRQINTSVLRHWDKDAIDTGVRTLRGATVAIVGAGGIGASLIPRLTAGGASTIAVNRSGRPVDGAALTLPTDRLDEVWGQTDHVVLAAPSTPETRHLINERSLAALPGHAWIVNVARGPLVDQKALYRALRDGVIAGAALDVTDPEPPLPDDPLWSLPNVIITPHIANPASGLTREMAPFLAENVRRFAAGGELIAPVTPDRNY; from the coding sequence GTGAGTGATGTGACGGTGGCGATCGAACCCGAACACGACCCGCACCTGGTGGCGGCCGTCGAAGGGGCGGGCGGACGGGTCGTGCCCCTCGACCGGGCGCGGGTGCTGGTGTGGATCGGGGTGGGCCCGGCCGGGTTCCCGGAACTGCCCGACAGCATCGAATGGGTCGCGCTCAAGACCGCCGGCATCGAGGCGTTCCTCGCCGCCGGGGTGATCGACGACAAGCGCCGGTGGACCAACGCGTCCGGGTTCTACGCCGAAGGAGTGGCCGAACACGCGCTGGCGTTGTTGCTGGCCGGGCTGCGGCAGATCAACACCTCCGTGCTGCGGCACTGGGACAAGGACGCCATCGACACCGGGGTGCGGACGCTGCGCGGCGCGACGGTCGCCATCGTCGGCGCAGGCGGGATCGGCGCATCGCTGATCCCGCGGCTGACCGCCGGCGGGGCCTCGACGATCGCCGTCAACCGTTCCGGGCGACCCGTCGACGGGGCCGCGCTCACCCTGCCCACCGATCGGCTCGACGAGGTGTGGGGGCAGACCGATCACGTGGTGCTCGCCGCACCCTCCACGCCGGAGACCCGGCACCTGATCAACGAACGGTCCCTGGCCGCGCTGCCCGGGCACGCGTGGATCGTGAACGTGGCCCGCGGACCGCTCGTCGACCAGAAGGCGCTGTACAGGGCGTTGCGGGACGGGGTCATCGCCGGCGCGGCGCTGGATGTGACAGACCCCGAACCACCCTTGCCCGACGACCCGCTGTGGTCGCTGCCGAATGTCATCATCACCCCGCACATCGCCAACCCGGCGTCGGGGCTGACCCGGGAGATGGCGCCGTTCCTGGCCGAGAACGTGCGGCGCTTTGCCGCCGGTGGTGAGTTGATCGCACCGGTGACGCCCGACCGCAACTATTGA
- a CDS encoding ABC transporter ATP-binding protein, giving the protein MRRPGMMPMGAPGDKARSFGPSIKRIVRLLSGYRVLMPTILLSLTASVIVLAIAPRVLGHATDLVFNGVIGKLLPVGRSKAEAVAELREKGQDTFADMVSSMDVTPGVGIDFGDVGRVLLVVLALYVVSMTLAWLASYLLNIVVVATIRRLRADVEAKIHRLPLRYYDSQPRGDLLSRVTNDLDNLSQSMQQTISQLLNSVLTVIALLVMMLTISPLLALIAIVTVPLAIGATAIIAKNSKPHFIAQWGSTGKLNAQVEEAFTGHELVKAFGRQREVEQVFGERNQKLYESSWRAQFISGITMPVIMFLGNLNYVAVAVVGGLRVASGSLSLGEVQAFIQYSRQFSQPLTQIGSMVNLLQSGVASAERIFDILDATEETADPVEPRSPLDDHGLIEFDDVSFRYVESKPLIENLSLVARPGQMVAIVGPTGAGKTTLVNLIMRFYDVDSGTISVDGVDSRLMTRADLRERTGMVLQDSWLFGGTIYDNIAYGDPTASRAEVIEAAVESHVDAFVRHLPDGYDTVLDDEGGGVSAGERQLITIARAFLAKPTVLILDEATSSVDTRTELLIQKAMARLRADRTSFVIAHRLSTIRDADIIVVMEDGHIVEQGSHRQLLDSHGAYYRLYNSQFAGAIEAE; this is encoded by the coding sequence ATGCGCAGACCCGGGATGATGCCGATGGGCGCGCCGGGCGACAAGGCACGGTCGTTCGGCCCGTCGATCAAGCGGATCGTACGGTTGCTGTCGGGCTATCGGGTGCTGATGCCCACCATCCTGCTGTCGCTGACGGCGTCGGTGATCGTGCTGGCGATCGCACCGCGGGTGCTCGGCCACGCCACCGACCTGGTATTCAACGGGGTCATCGGCAAGTTACTGCCGGTCGGCCGAAGCAAGGCCGAGGCGGTGGCCGAACTGCGCGAGAAGGGACAGGACACGTTCGCCGACATGGTGTCGTCGATGGATGTGACCCCGGGTGTCGGAATCGATTTCGGTGACGTGGGCCGTGTTCTGCTGGTCGTGCTGGCCCTGTACGTCGTGTCGATGACGCTGGCCTGGCTGGCGTCCTATCTACTCAATATCGTCGTGGTGGCCACGATCCGACGGCTGCGAGCCGACGTCGAGGCCAAGATTCATCGACTCCCGTTGCGCTATTACGATTCCCAGCCACGCGGAGATCTGCTCAGCCGCGTCACCAACGATCTGGACAACTTGTCGCAGAGCATGCAGCAGACCATCTCGCAGTTGCTCAACTCGGTGTTGACCGTCATCGCGCTGCTGGTCATGATGCTGACCATCTCGCCGCTGCTTGCGCTCATCGCGATCGTCACGGTACCGCTGGCGATCGGTGCGACGGCGATCATCGCCAAGAACTCCAAACCGCATTTCATCGCGCAGTGGGGTTCGACGGGCAAACTGAACGCACAGGTGGAGGAAGCGTTCACCGGCCACGAACTGGTGAAGGCGTTCGGCCGCCAACGCGAGGTGGAGCAGGTTTTCGGCGAACGCAACCAGAAGCTGTACGAGTCGAGCTGGCGCGCCCAGTTCATCTCGGGCATCACGATGCCGGTGATTATGTTCCTGGGCAATCTCAACTATGTGGCCGTGGCCGTCGTCGGCGGTCTGCGGGTGGCGTCGGGGTCGCTGAGTCTTGGTGAGGTGCAGGCGTTCATCCAGTATTCGCGTCAGTTCTCCCAGCCACTCACCCAGATCGGGTCGATGGTCAATCTACTGCAGAGCGGGGTGGCCTCGGCCGAGCGCATCTTCGATATTCTCGACGCCACCGAGGAAACCGCCGACCCGGTCGAGCCGCGGTCCCCGCTCGATGATCACGGACTGATCGAATTCGATGACGTCTCGTTCCGATATGTGGAGAGCAAGCCGTTGATCGAGAACCTGTCGCTGGTGGCACGGCCCGGACAGATGGTGGCGATCGTCGGCCCCACCGGCGCCGGAAAGACCACCCTGGTCAACCTGATCATGCGCTTCTATGACGTCGACAGCGGCACGATCAGTGTCGACGGCGTCGACTCGCGCTTGATGACCCGCGCCGATCTGCGCGAACGCACCGGCATGGTGTTGCAGGATTCGTGGCTGTTCGGCGGCACCATCTACGACAACATCGCCTACGGCGACCCCACCGCGTCCCGCGCAGAGGTCATCGAGGCCGCCGTCGAAAGTCACGTCGACGCGTTCGTGCGTCATCTGCCCGACGGCTACGACACCGTCCTGGACGACGAGGGCGGCGGCGTGAGTGCCGGTGAGCGCCAGCTCATCACGATTGCCCGTGCCTTCCTGGCCAAGCCAACCGTCCTGATTCTCGATGAGGCCACCAGTTCAGTCGACACCCGCACCGAACTGCTCATTCAGAAGGCGATGGCCCGGTTGCGCGCCGACCGCACCAGTTTCGTGATCGCCCACCGTCTGTCGACCATCCGCGATGCCGACATCATCGTGGTGATGGAGGACGGCCATATCGTCGAACAGGGGTCACACCGGCAGCTGCTGGACTCCCATGGTGCCTACTACCGCCTCTACAACAGTCAGTTCGCCGGCGCCATCGAGGCCGAATAG
- a CDS encoding ABC transporter ATP-binding protein, which yields MLIRLVRTYLPPYRRHLVAVVLLQFVATGAMLYLPTLNADIIDDGVAAGDTGYILRVGVIMLGVTVLQVVTTIAAQFFGARGSLGIGRNIRHDLLHTVDGFSAREVGRFGAPSLITRTTNDVQQVQMLMVMATAILVSAPIMCVGGIVMGVHVASGLAWVLVVAVPILGGAMAVLISKMVPGFRAMQERLDSINQVLREQITGIRVVRAFVRETYETDRFGVANDELSAATLRVGKMMALMFPVILLISNTTIVAIIWIGGHRIDDGALEIGSLTAMISYVMQIMMSVMMASFLAMMAPRASVCAERILEVLDTESSVHAPDEPVGFTADPANVEFSGAEFRYPGADSPVLSGISFRITPGTITAIVGSTGSGKTTLLSLIPRLIDVTDGSVSVGDTDVRLLDPDRLREVIGLVPQRPYLFSGTVASNLRYGKADATDEEIWEALRIAQAADFVAAMPQGIDTPVAQGGTTVSGGQRQRLAIARALIRRPSIYLFDDSFSALDLTTDAKLRAALAPVTRDAAVIVVAQRISTITSADQIVVLEHGRITGIGTHDQLIAGCPTYAEIAESQRAVEDVS from the coding sequence ATGTTGATCCGACTCGTCCGCACGTATCTGCCGCCCTACCGGCGTCATCTCGTCGCCGTCGTGCTGCTCCAGTTCGTCGCGACGGGCGCGATGCTGTACTTGCCCACGCTCAACGCCGACATCATCGACGACGGGGTGGCCGCCGGCGACACCGGCTACATCCTGCGGGTCGGCGTCATCATGCTCGGCGTCACGGTGTTGCAGGTGGTCACCACGATCGCCGCGCAGTTCTTCGGCGCACGTGGTTCCCTCGGGATCGGCCGCAACATCCGGCACGATCTGTTGCATACCGTCGACGGCTTCTCGGCACGTGAGGTGGGCCGGTTCGGGGCCCCGTCGCTGATCACCCGCACCACCAACGATGTCCAGCAGGTGCAGATGCTGATGGTGATGGCGACGGCGATCCTGGTGTCGGCGCCCATCATGTGTGTGGGCGGCATCGTGATGGGTGTGCACGTGGCCTCGGGTCTGGCCTGGGTGCTGGTGGTGGCGGTACCCATCCTGGGCGGGGCGATGGCGGTGCTGATCAGCAAGATGGTGCCGGGTTTCCGGGCCATGCAGGAACGGCTCGACTCCATCAATCAGGTGTTGCGTGAGCAGATCACCGGCATCCGGGTGGTGCGCGCCTTCGTCCGCGAAACCTACGAGACCGACCGGTTCGGCGTCGCCAACGACGAGCTGTCGGCGGCCACCCTGCGCGTGGGCAAAATGATGGCGTTGATGTTCCCGGTGATCCTGCTGATCTCCAACACCACCATCGTCGCGATCATCTGGATCGGCGGGCACCGCATCGATGACGGCGCCCTGGAGATCGGGTCGCTGACCGCGATGATCTCGTACGTCATGCAGATCATGATGTCGGTGATGATGGCCTCGTTCCTGGCGATGATGGCCCCGCGCGCGTCGGTGTGCGCCGAACGCATCCTGGAGGTTCTCGACACCGAGTCATCGGTGCACGCCCCCGACGAACCCGTCGGCTTCACCGCCGACCCGGCGAACGTGGAGTTCTCCGGCGCCGAGTTCCGCTACCCGGGCGCCGACTCACCGGTGCTCAGCGGTATCTCCTTCCGCATCACGCCCGGCACCATCACCGCGATCGTCGGATCCACAGGCTCCGGCAAGACCACTCTGCTCAGCCTTATCCCGAGGCTCATCGACGTCACCGACGGCTCGGTGTCCGTCGGCGACACGGATGTGCGCCTGCTCGACCCCGACAGGTTGCGGGAGGTGATCGGGCTGGTGCCGCAGCGGCCGTACCTGTTCTCCGGAACGGTCGCGAGCAACCTGCGCTACGGCAAGGCCGACGCCACCGACGAGGAGATCTGGGAGGCGCTGCGGATCGCGCAGGCCGCCGATTTCGTGGCGGCGATGCCGCAGGGTATCGACACCCCGGTCGCGCAGGGCGGCACCACCGTCTCGGGCGGTCAGCGCCAGCGTCTGGCGATCGCCCGCGCACTGATCCGCCGGCCGTCGATCTACCTGTTCGACGACTCTTTCTCGGCACTCGACCTGACCACCGACGCCAAACTGCGTGCGGCGCTGGCACCGGTCACCCGCGATGCAGCGGTTATCGTGGTGGCACAGCGTATTTCGACAATCACCTCAGCCGATCAGATCGTCGTGCTGGAGCACGGCCGGATCACCGGCATCGGGACGCACGACCAGCTGATCGCCGGCTGTCCCACCTACGCCGAGATCGCCGAATCGCAACGCGCCGTGGAGGATGTGTCATGA
- a CDS encoding family 1 encapsulin nanocompartment shell protein: MNNLHRELAPISESAWKEIEDEATRSFKRNSAGRRLVDVNGPLGLDTASVTLGSRAKIDSPADGISAFLRQTQPLVELKVPFAVTREAIDNVDRGAKDSDWDPVRDAAAQLALAEDRAIFEGYAAAGITGIRSQAASHATALPADVRDYPEAVSQALNQLRLESVDGPYSLALSADLYSQVAETSNHGYPIRQHIARILDGEIVWAPAITGAFLISTRGGDFELTIGQDVSIGYDSHDGDSVNLYFQESFTFLTYTPEAVIPLTIA; the protein is encoded by the coding sequence ATGAACAACCTGCATCGCGAACTCGCCCCCATTTCCGAAAGCGCGTGGAAGGAAATCGAGGACGAGGCCACCCGGTCGTTCAAACGCAACAGCGCGGGACGGCGTCTGGTCGATGTGAACGGTCCCCTCGGCCTGGACACCGCGTCGGTGACCCTGGGCAGTCGCGCCAAGATCGACTCCCCCGCCGACGGCATCTCCGCGTTCCTGCGGCAGACGCAGCCACTCGTCGAACTCAAGGTGCCGTTCGCGGTGACCCGTGAGGCCATCGACAATGTCGATCGCGGCGCCAAGGATTCGGATTGGGATCCGGTGCGCGACGCGGCGGCACAGCTCGCGCTCGCCGAGGACCGGGCGATCTTCGAGGGCTACGCCGCGGCCGGGATCACCGGTATCCGCTCGCAGGCGGCCTCGCACGCCACGGCGCTGCCCGCCGATGTGCGTGACTATCCGGAGGCGGTCAGCCAGGCGCTGAACCAGCTTCGGCTCGAATCCGTCGACGGCCCGTATTCACTGGCCCTGTCGGCGGACCTGTACTCACAGGTCGCCGAGACCTCCAACCACGGCTACCCGATCCGCCAGCACATCGCCCGTATCCTCGACGGCGAGATCGTGTGGGCGCCCGCCATCACCGGCGCTTTCCTCATCAGCACCCGGGGCGGCGATTTCGAGCTGACCATCGGTCAGGACGTGTCGATCGGCTACGACTCCCACGACGGTGATTCGGTGAACCTGTACTTCCAGGAGTCGTTCACCTTCCTCACCTACACTCCGGAGGCCGTCATCCCACTCACCATCGCGTAG